Proteins from a single region of Macaca thibetana thibetana isolate TM-01 chromosome 4, ASM2454274v1, whole genome shotgun sequence:
- the PRICKLE4 gene encoding prickle-like protein 4 isoform X3 produces the protein MLPPFLLPGAGGSAVSGYSGCEQPILATFHRKPDLRDRRGRKQPLPLMSVQNSGWPHQEDSPKPQDPGPPANSDSDSDHLPAEDPEDTSAQGPSVLSLGSLCLDANQAPKWTGLRTLLQQLPPQDIDEHYCLALGEEERAELRLFCSRRKQEALGQGVARLVLPKLEGHTCEKCRELLKPGEYGVFAARAGEQRCWHQTCFACQACGQALINLIYFYHDGQLYCGRHHAELLRPRCPACDQDCAGPLGGGRYALPGGSPCCPSCFENRYSDAGSSWAGALEGQAFLGETGPDRTGGRDQTSVNSATLSRTLLLAAAGGSCLQTQTGLPGSSPQQENRPGEKAEAPKGQEQCRLETLYESKDTPFSTCSSSSDSEPEGFFLGERLPLSWKILGSLQAEDSNASKKHCTMC, from the exons ATGCTCCCTCCTTTCTTGCTGCCTGGAGCAGGGGGCAGTGCTGTTAGTGGCTACTCCGGGTGTGAACAGCCCATCCTGGCCACCTTCCACAGGAAGCCTGACCTGAGggacagaagaggaaggaagcag CCTTTGCCACTAATGTCAGTGCAGAACTCTGGCTGGCCCCACCAAGAGGACAGCCCCAAGCCCCAGGATCCAGGTCCGCCAGCCAACTCAGACAGTGACTCAGACCACCTGCCGGCGGAGGACCCTGAGGACACCTCTGCTCAG GGTCCTTCAGTTCTGAGCTTGGGTTCCCTTTGCCTGGACGCCAACCAAGCCCCCAAATGGACTGGGCTTCGGACCCTCCTGCAGCAACTCCCTCCACAGGACATCGAT GAGCACTACTGCCTGGCCCTTGGGGAGGAGGAGCGGGCCGAGCTGCGGCTCTTCTGTTCCAGGCGGAAGCAGGAGGCCCTGGGACAGGGGGTAGCTCGCCTGGTGCTTCCCAAGCTTGAAGGACACACCTGTGAGAAG TGTAGGGAGCTGCTGAAGCCAGGAGAGTACGGAGTGTTTGCAGCCCGGGCAGGGGAACAGCGTTGCTGGCACCAGACTTGCTTTGCCTGCCAGGCCTGTGGCCAGGCCCTGATAAACCTCATCTACTTCTACCATGATGGACAACTTTACTGCGGCCGCCATCATGCAGAGTTGCTGCGCCCGCGCTGCCCGGCTTGTGACCAG GACTGCGCCGGGCCTCTGGGCGGGGGACGTTATGCCCTGCCTGGGGGAAGCCCCTGCTGCCCCAGCTGCTTCGAGAACCGCTACTCGGATGCAGGCTCGAGCTGGGCCGGGGCACTGGAAGGGCAGGCATTCCTTG GGGAGACTGGACCCGACCGAACTGGAGGAAGGGACCAAACCTCGGTGAACTCTGCGACCCTCTCCCGAACACTCCTTCTCGCTGCTGCCGGCGGTTCCTGCCTGCAAACTCAGACGGGGCTGCCTGGATCCAGTCCCCAGCAGGAGAACCGACCTGGGGAAAAAGCGGAGGCACCCAAAGGGCAGGAGCAGTGCCGCTTGGAGACTCTTTATGAGTCCAAGGACACCCCTTTCtccacctgctcctcctcctctgacTCGGAACCTGAAGGCTTTTTCTTAGGCGAGCGCCTTCCCCTGTCCTGGAAAATCCTCGGAAGCCTCCAAGCAGAGGACAGCAACGCCTCTAAGAAGCACTGCACCATGTGCTAG
- the PRICKLE4 gene encoding prickle-like protein 4 isoform X4: protein MSVQNSGWPHQEDSPKPQDPGPPANSDSDSDHLPAEDPEDTSAQGPSVLSLGSLCLDANQAPKWTGLRTLLQQLPPQDIDEHYCLALGEEERAELRLFCSRRKQEALGQGVARLVLPKLEGHTCEKCRELLKPGEYGVFAARAGEQRCWHQTCFACQACGQALINLIYFYHDGQLYCGRHHAELLRPRCPACDQLIFSQRCTEAEGQRWHENHFCCQDCAGPLGGGRYALPGGSPCCPSCFENRYSDAGSSWAGALEGQAFLGKGEDAEQSGRKLGLGCGGSPGLGPSPRSHAVPSLQEHPHRTPQIRASGPAALTARPWPERSEGLPNPPRAAVGVAAPDSLPGAGRGRPLVEAGDPGEDSRRRRWRRRARPRGWAGRGERLGFTPASCGGGPAPHL from the exons ATGTCAGTGCAGAACTCTGGCTGGCCCCACCAAGAGGACAGCCCCAAGCCCCAGGATCCAGGTCCGCCAGCCAACTCAGACAGTGACTCAGACCACCTGCCGGCGGAGGACCCTGAGGACACCTCTGCTCAG GGTCCTTCAGTTCTGAGCTTGGGTTCCCTTTGCCTGGACGCCAACCAAGCCCCCAAATGGACTGGGCTTCGGACCCTCCTGCAGCAACTCCCTCCACAGGACATCGAT GAGCACTACTGCCTGGCCCTTGGGGAGGAGGAGCGGGCCGAGCTGCGGCTCTTCTGTTCCAGGCGGAAGCAGGAGGCCCTGGGACAGGGGGTAGCTCGCCTGGTGCTTCCCAAGCTTGAAGGACACACCTGTGAGAAG TGTAGGGAGCTGCTGAAGCCAGGAGAGTACGGAGTGTTTGCAGCCCGGGCAGGGGAACAGCGTTGCTGGCACCAGACTTGCTTTGCCTGCCAGGCCTGTGGCCAGGCCCTGATAAACCTCATCTACTTCTACCATGATGGACAACTTTACTGCGGCCGCCATCATGCAGAGTTGCTGCGCCCGCGCTGCCCGGCTTGTGACCAG ctgATCTTCTCCCAGCGCTGCACCGAGGCAGAGGGACAACGCTGGCATGAGAACCACTTCTGTTGCCAGGACTGCGCCGGGCCTCTGGGCGGGGGACGTTATGCCCTGCCTGGGGGAAGCCCCTGCTGCCCCAGCTGCTTCGAGAACCGCTACTCGGATGCAGGCTCGAGCTGGGCCGGGGCACTGGAAGGGCAGGCATTCCTTGGTAAGGGAGAGGATGCAGAGCAAAGCGGAAGGAAGCTTGGGCTGGGCTGTGGGGGTTCTCCCGGGCTGGGACCCTCGCCCCGGTCCCACGCCGTCCCGTCCCTCCAGGAGCACCCCCACCGCACCCCCCAGATCCGAGCCTCGGGGCCCGCAGCTCTCACCGCGCGTCCCTGGCCGGAGCGTTCCGAGGGCCTCCCGAACCCACCCCGCGCCGCGGTCGGGGTTGCGGCGCCGGACTCCCTCCCAGGCGCGGGACGCGGCCGCCCTCTGGTGGAGGCGGGGGACCCTGGCGAGGACtcgcggcggcggcggtggcggcggcgcgCACGGcccaggggctgggctgggcgggGCGAGAGGCTGGGCTTCACCCCCGCTAGCTGCGGTGGAGGTCCAGCTCCGCATCTCTGA
- the PRICKLE4 gene encoding prickle-like protein 4 isoform X2 has protein sequence MLPPFLLPGAGGSAVSGYSGCEQPILATFHRKPDLRDRRGRKQPLPLMSVQNSGWPHQEDSPKPQDPGPPANSDSDSDHLPAEDPEDTSAQGPSVLSLGSLCLDANQAPKWTGLRTLLQQLPPQDIDEHYCLALGEEERAELRLFCSRRKQEALGQGVARLVLPKLEGHTCEKCRELLKPGEYGVFAARAGEQRCWHQTCFACQACGQALINLIYFYHDGQLYCGRHHAELLRPRCPACDQLIFSQRCTEAEGQRWHENHFCCQDCAGPLGGGRYALPGGSPCCPSCFENRYSDAGSSWAGALEGQAFLGETGPDRTGGRDQTSVNSATLSRTLLLAAAGGSCLQTQTGLPGSSPQQENRPGEKAEAPKGQEQCRLETLYESKDTPFSTCSSSSDSEPEGFFLGERLPLSWKILGSLQAEDSNASKKHCTMC, from the exons ATGCTCCCTCCTTTCTTGCTGCCTGGAGCAGGGGGCAGTGCTGTTAGTGGCTACTCCGGGTGTGAACAGCCCATCCTGGCCACCTTCCACAGGAAGCCTGACCTGAGggacagaagaggaaggaagcag CCTTTGCCACTAATGTCAGTGCAGAACTCTGGCTGGCCCCACCAAGAGGACAGCCCCAAGCCCCAGGATCCAGGTCCGCCAGCCAACTCAGACAGTGACTCAGACCACCTGCCGGCGGAGGACCCTGAGGACACCTCTGCTCAG GGTCCTTCAGTTCTGAGCTTGGGTTCCCTTTGCCTGGACGCCAACCAAGCCCCCAAATGGACTGGGCTTCGGACCCTCCTGCAGCAACTCCCTCCACAGGACATCGAT GAGCACTACTGCCTGGCCCTTGGGGAGGAGGAGCGGGCCGAGCTGCGGCTCTTCTGTTCCAGGCGGAAGCAGGAGGCCCTGGGACAGGGGGTAGCTCGCCTGGTGCTTCCCAAGCTTGAAGGACACACCTGTGAGAAG TGTAGGGAGCTGCTGAAGCCAGGAGAGTACGGAGTGTTTGCAGCCCGGGCAGGGGAACAGCGTTGCTGGCACCAGACTTGCTTTGCCTGCCAGGCCTGTGGCCAGGCCCTGATAAACCTCATCTACTTCTACCATGATGGACAACTTTACTGCGGCCGCCATCATGCAGAGTTGCTGCGCCCGCGCTGCCCGGCTTGTGACCAG ctgATCTTCTCCCAGCGCTGCACCGAGGCAGAGGGACAACGCTGGCATGAGAACCACTTCTGTTGCCAGGACTGCGCCGGGCCTCTGGGCGGGGGACGTTATGCCCTGCCTGGGGGAAGCCCCTGCTGCCCCAGCTGCTTCGAGAACCGCTACTCGGATGCAGGCTCGAGCTGGGCCGGGGCACTGGAAGGGCAGGCATTCCTTG GGGAGACTGGACCCGACCGAACTGGAGGAAGGGACCAAACCTCGGTGAACTCTGCGACCCTCTCCCGAACACTCCTTCTCGCTGCTGCCGGCGGTTCCTGCCTGCAAACTCAGACGGGGCTGCCTGGATCCAGTCCCCAGCAGGAGAACCGACCTGGGGAAAAAGCGGAGGCACCCAAAGGGCAGGAGCAGTGCCGCTTGGAGACTCTTTATGAGTCCAAGGACACCCCTTTCtccacctgctcctcctcctctgacTCGGAACCTGAAGGCTTTTTCTTAGGCGAGCGCCTTCCCCTGTCCTGGAAAATCCTCGGAAGCCTCCAAGCAGAGGACAGCAACGCCTCTAAGAAGCACTGCACCATGTGCTAG
- the PRICKLE4 gene encoding prickle-like protein 4 isoform X1, with the protein MLPPFLLPGAGGSAVSGYSGCEQPILATFHRKPDLRDRRGRKQPLPLMSVQNSGWPHQEDSPKPQDPGPPANSDSDSDHLPAEDPEDTSAQGPSVLSLGSLCLDANQAPKWTGLRTLLQQLPPQDIDEHYCLALGEEERAELRLFCSRRKQEALGQGVARLVLPKLEGHTCEKCRELLKPGEYGVFAARAGEQRCWHQTCFACQACGQALINLIYFYHDGQLYCGRHHAELLRPRCPACDQLIFSQRCTEAEGQRWHENHFCCQDCAGPLGGGRYALPGGSPCCPSCFENRYSDAGSSWAGALEGQAFLGKGEDAEQSGRKLGLGCGGSPGLGPSPRSHAVPSLQEHPHRTPQIRASGPAALTARPWPERSEGLPNPPRAAVGVAAPDSLPGAGRGRPLVEAGDPGEDSRRRRWRRRARPRGWAGRGERLGFTPASCGGGPAPHL; encoded by the exons ATGCTCCCTCCTTTCTTGCTGCCTGGAGCAGGGGGCAGTGCTGTTAGTGGCTACTCCGGGTGTGAACAGCCCATCCTGGCCACCTTCCACAGGAAGCCTGACCTGAGggacagaagaggaaggaagcag CCTTTGCCACTAATGTCAGTGCAGAACTCTGGCTGGCCCCACCAAGAGGACAGCCCCAAGCCCCAGGATCCAGGTCCGCCAGCCAACTCAGACAGTGACTCAGACCACCTGCCGGCGGAGGACCCTGAGGACACCTCTGCTCAG GGTCCTTCAGTTCTGAGCTTGGGTTCCCTTTGCCTGGACGCCAACCAAGCCCCCAAATGGACTGGGCTTCGGACCCTCCTGCAGCAACTCCCTCCACAGGACATCGAT GAGCACTACTGCCTGGCCCTTGGGGAGGAGGAGCGGGCCGAGCTGCGGCTCTTCTGTTCCAGGCGGAAGCAGGAGGCCCTGGGACAGGGGGTAGCTCGCCTGGTGCTTCCCAAGCTTGAAGGACACACCTGTGAGAAG TGTAGGGAGCTGCTGAAGCCAGGAGAGTACGGAGTGTTTGCAGCCCGGGCAGGGGAACAGCGTTGCTGGCACCAGACTTGCTTTGCCTGCCAGGCCTGTGGCCAGGCCCTGATAAACCTCATCTACTTCTACCATGATGGACAACTTTACTGCGGCCGCCATCATGCAGAGTTGCTGCGCCCGCGCTGCCCGGCTTGTGACCAG ctgATCTTCTCCCAGCGCTGCACCGAGGCAGAGGGACAACGCTGGCATGAGAACCACTTCTGTTGCCAGGACTGCGCCGGGCCTCTGGGCGGGGGACGTTATGCCCTGCCTGGGGGAAGCCCCTGCTGCCCCAGCTGCTTCGAGAACCGCTACTCGGATGCAGGCTCGAGCTGGGCCGGGGCACTGGAAGGGCAGGCATTCCTTGGTAAGGGAGAGGATGCAGAGCAAAGCGGAAGGAAGCTTGGGCTGGGCTGTGGGGGTTCTCCCGGGCTGGGACCCTCGCCCCGGTCCCACGCCGTCCCGTCCCTCCAGGAGCACCCCCACCGCACCCCCCAGATCCGAGCCTCGGGGCCCGCAGCTCTCACCGCGCGTCCCTGGCCGGAGCGTTCCGAGGGCCTCCCGAACCCACCCCGCGCCGCGGTCGGGGTTGCGGCGCCGGACTCCCTCCCAGGCGCGGGACGCGGCCGCCCTCTGGTGGAGGCGGGGGACCCTGGCGAGGACtcgcggcggcggcggtggcggcggcgcgCACGGcccaggggctgggctgggcgggGCGAGAGGCTGGGCTTCACCCCCGCTAGCTGCGGTGGAGGTCCAGCTCCGCATCTCTGA
- the FRS3 gene encoding fibroblast growth factor receptor substrate 3 isoform X2, which yields MGSCCSCLNRDSVPDNHPTKFKVTNVDDEGVELGSGVMELTQSELVLHLHRREAVRWPYLCLRRYGYDSNLFSFESGRRCQTGIFAFKCSRAEEIFNLLQDLMQCNSINVMEEPVIITRNSHPAELDLPRAPQPPNALGYTVSSFSNGCPGEGPRFSAPRRLSTSSLRHPSLGEESTHALIAPDEQSHTYVNTPASEDDHRRGRHCLQPLPEGQAPFLPQARGPDQRDPQVFLQPGQVKFVLGPTPARRHMVKCQGLCPSLHDPPHHNNNNEAPSECPAQPKCTYENVSGGLRRGAGWRLNPEEPGWNGLAHRRAALLHYENLPPLPPVWESQAQQLGGEAGDDGDSRDGLTPSSNGFPDGEEDETPLQKPTSTRAAIRSHGSFPVPLTRRRGSPRVFNFDFRRPGPEPPRQLNYIQVELKGWGGDRPKGSQNPSSPQAPMPTTHPARSSDSYAVIDLKKTVAMSNLQRALPRDDGTARKTRHNSTDLPL from the exons ATGGGGAGCTGCTGCAGCTGCCTGAACAGAGACAGCGTTCCGGACAACCACCCCACCAAGTTCAAG GTGACAAATGTGGATGACGAGGGGGTGGAGCTGGGCTCTGGGGTGATGGAGCTGACGCAGAGTGAGCTGGTGCTGCACCTGCATCGGCGTGAGGCCGTCCGCTGGCCCTACCTCTGCCTGCGGCGCTATGGCTATGACTCCAACCTCTTCTCCTTTGAGAGTGGCCGCCGATGTCAGACAG gAATATTTGCATTTAAGTGTTCCCGGGCTGAGGAAATCTTCAACCTCCTTCAGGATCTGATGCAGTGCAACAGCATCAATGTGATGGAAGAACCTGTCATCATCACCCGCAATAGCCACCCCGCTGAGCTTGACCTCCCTCGAGCCCCCCAGCCACCCAATG CTCTAGGCTACACTGTCTCCAGCTTTTCCAATGGCTGCCCTGGAGAGGGCCCACGATTCTCAGCTCCCCGGCGGCTCTCAACGAGCAGCCTACGGCACCCCTCGCTTGGGGAAGAGTCCACCCATGCCCTCATTGCTCCTGATGAGCAG TCCCACACCTATGTCAACACACCGGCCAGTGAAGATGACCACCGCAGGGGCCGCCACTGCCTGCAGCCCCTGCCTGAGGGTCAGGCGCCCTTCCTCCCGCAGGCCCGGGGTCCTGACCAACGGGACCCACAGGTGTTCTTGCAGCCAGGCCAGGTGAAGTTTGTGTTGGGCCCGACCCCTGCTCGGCGGCACATGGTGAAGTGCCAGGGCCTCTGTCCCAGCCTGCATGACCCCCCACACCACAATAATAACAATGAGGCCCCTTCCgagtgcccagcccagcccaagtGCACCTACGAGAACGTCAGCGGGGGGCTGCGGCGAGGGGCCGGCTGGAGACTGAACCCAGAGGAGCCGGGCTGGAATGGCCTTGCCCACCGCCGGGCCGCCCTGCTGCACTATGAGAACCTGCCCCCGCTGCCCCCTGTGTGGGAGAGCCAAGCCCAGCAGCtgggaggggaggctggggaTGATGGGGACTCAAGGGATGGGCTCACACCCTCTTCCAATGGTTTCCCTGATGGTGAGGAGGACGAGACCCCACTGCAGAAGCCCACCAGCACCCGGGCCGCTATCCGCAGCCATGGCAGCTTTCCTGTGCCACTGACCCGCCGCCGTGGCTCCCCAAGGGTCTTCAACTTTGATTTCCGCCGGCCGGGGCCCGAGCCCCCAAGGCAACTTAACTACATCCAGGTGGAGCTAAAGGGCTGGGGTGGAGACCGCCCTAAGGGGTCCCAGAACCCCTCGAGCCCCCAAGCCCCCATGCCCACCACCCACCCTGCCCGAAGCTCAGACTCCTACGCCGTGATTGACCTCAAAAAGACAGTGGCCATGTCCAACCTGCAAAGAGCTCTGCCCCGAGACGATGGCACCGCCAGGAAAACCCGGCACAACAGCACCGACCTGCCTCTGTAG
- the PRICKLE4 gene encoding prickle-like protein 4 isoform X5: MESHSVAQAGVHCTATSASQPLPLMSVQNSGWPHQEDSPKPQDPGPPANSDSDSDHLPAEDPEDTSAQGPSVLSLGSLCLDANQAPKWTGLRTLLQQLPPQDIDEHYCLALGEEERAELRLFCSRRKQEALGQGVARLVLPKLEGHTCEKCRELLKPGEYGVFAARAGEQRCWHQTCFACQACGQALINLIYFYHDGQLYCGRHHAELLRPRCPACDQLIFSQRCTEAEGQRWHENHFCCQDCAGPLGGGRYALPGGSPCCPSCFENRYSDAGSSWAGALEGQAFLGKGEDAEQSGRKLGLGCGGSPGLGPSPRSHAVPSLQEHPHRTPQIRASGPAALTARPWPERSEGLPNPPRAAVGVAAPDSLPGAGRGRPLVEAGDPGEDSRRRRWRRRARPRGWAGRGERLGFTPASCGGGPAPHL, encoded by the exons atggagtctcactctgtcgcccaggctggagtgcactgcactgcaacctctgcctcccag CCTTTGCCACTAATGTCAGTGCAGAACTCTGGCTGGCCCCACCAAGAGGACAGCCCCAAGCCCCAGGATCCAGGTCCGCCAGCCAACTCAGACAGTGACTCAGACCACCTGCCGGCGGAGGACCCTGAGGACACCTCTGCTCAG GGTCCTTCAGTTCTGAGCTTGGGTTCCCTTTGCCTGGACGCCAACCAAGCCCCCAAATGGACTGGGCTTCGGACCCTCCTGCAGCAACTCCCTCCACAGGACATCGAT GAGCACTACTGCCTGGCCCTTGGGGAGGAGGAGCGGGCCGAGCTGCGGCTCTTCTGTTCCAGGCGGAAGCAGGAGGCCCTGGGACAGGGGGTAGCTCGCCTGGTGCTTCCCAAGCTTGAAGGACACACCTGTGAGAAG TGTAGGGAGCTGCTGAAGCCAGGAGAGTACGGAGTGTTTGCAGCCCGGGCAGGGGAACAGCGTTGCTGGCACCAGACTTGCTTTGCCTGCCAGGCCTGTGGCCAGGCCCTGATAAACCTCATCTACTTCTACCATGATGGACAACTTTACTGCGGCCGCCATCATGCAGAGTTGCTGCGCCCGCGCTGCCCGGCTTGTGACCAG ctgATCTTCTCCCAGCGCTGCACCGAGGCAGAGGGACAACGCTGGCATGAGAACCACTTCTGTTGCCAGGACTGCGCCGGGCCTCTGGGCGGGGGACGTTATGCCCTGCCTGGGGGAAGCCCCTGCTGCCCCAGCTGCTTCGAGAACCGCTACTCGGATGCAGGCTCGAGCTGGGCCGGGGCACTGGAAGGGCAGGCATTCCTTGGTAAGGGAGAGGATGCAGAGCAAAGCGGAAGGAAGCTTGGGCTGGGCTGTGGGGGTTCTCCCGGGCTGGGACCCTCGCCCCGGTCCCACGCCGTCCCGTCCCTCCAGGAGCACCCCCACCGCACCCCCCAGATCCGAGCCTCGGGGCCCGCAGCTCTCACCGCGCGTCCCTGGCCGGAGCGTTCCGAGGGCCTCCCGAACCCACCCCGCGCCGCGGTCGGGGTTGCGGCGCCGGACTCCCTCCCAGGCGCGGGACGCGGCCGCCCTCTGGTGGAGGCGGGGGACCCTGGCGAGGACtcgcggcggcggcggtggcggcggcgcgCACGGcccaggggctgggctgggcgggGCGAGAGGCTGGGCTTCACCCCCGCTAGCTGCGGTGGAGGTCCAGCTCCGCATCTCTGA
- the FRS3 gene encoding fibroblast growth factor receptor substrate 3 isoform X1, whose protein sequence is MGSCCSCLNRDSVPDNHPTKFKVTNVDDEGVELGSGVMELTQSELVLHLHRREAVRWPYLCLRRYGYDSNLFSFESGRRCQTGQGIFAFKCSRAEEIFNLLQDLMQCNSINVMEEPVIITRNSHPAELDLPRAPQPPNALGYTVSSFSNGCPGEGPRFSAPRRLSTSSLRHPSLGEESTHALIAPDEQSHTYVNTPASEDDHRRGRHCLQPLPEGQAPFLPQARGPDQRDPQVFLQPGQVKFVLGPTPARRHMVKCQGLCPSLHDPPHHNNNNEAPSECPAQPKCTYENVSGGLRRGAGWRLNPEEPGWNGLAHRRAALLHYENLPPLPPVWESQAQQLGGEAGDDGDSRDGLTPSSNGFPDGEEDETPLQKPTSTRAAIRSHGSFPVPLTRRRGSPRVFNFDFRRPGPEPPRQLNYIQVELKGWGGDRPKGSQNPSSPQAPMPTTHPARSSDSYAVIDLKKTVAMSNLQRALPRDDGTARKTRHNSTDLPL, encoded by the exons ATGGGGAGCTGCTGCAGCTGCCTGAACAGAGACAGCGTTCCGGACAACCACCCCACCAAGTTCAAG GTGACAAATGTGGATGACGAGGGGGTGGAGCTGGGCTCTGGGGTGATGGAGCTGACGCAGAGTGAGCTGGTGCTGCACCTGCATCGGCGTGAGGCCGTCCGCTGGCCCTACCTCTGCCTGCGGCGCTATGGCTATGACTCCAACCTCTTCTCCTTTGAGAGTGGCCGCCGATGTCAGACAGGTCAGG gAATATTTGCATTTAAGTGTTCCCGGGCTGAGGAAATCTTCAACCTCCTTCAGGATCTGATGCAGTGCAACAGCATCAATGTGATGGAAGAACCTGTCATCATCACCCGCAATAGCCACCCCGCTGAGCTTGACCTCCCTCGAGCCCCCCAGCCACCCAATG CTCTAGGCTACACTGTCTCCAGCTTTTCCAATGGCTGCCCTGGAGAGGGCCCACGATTCTCAGCTCCCCGGCGGCTCTCAACGAGCAGCCTACGGCACCCCTCGCTTGGGGAAGAGTCCACCCATGCCCTCATTGCTCCTGATGAGCAG TCCCACACCTATGTCAACACACCGGCCAGTGAAGATGACCACCGCAGGGGCCGCCACTGCCTGCAGCCCCTGCCTGAGGGTCAGGCGCCCTTCCTCCCGCAGGCCCGGGGTCCTGACCAACGGGACCCACAGGTGTTCTTGCAGCCAGGCCAGGTGAAGTTTGTGTTGGGCCCGACCCCTGCTCGGCGGCACATGGTGAAGTGCCAGGGCCTCTGTCCCAGCCTGCATGACCCCCCACACCACAATAATAACAATGAGGCCCCTTCCgagtgcccagcccagcccaagtGCACCTACGAGAACGTCAGCGGGGGGCTGCGGCGAGGGGCCGGCTGGAGACTGAACCCAGAGGAGCCGGGCTGGAATGGCCTTGCCCACCGCCGGGCCGCCCTGCTGCACTATGAGAACCTGCCCCCGCTGCCCCCTGTGTGGGAGAGCCAAGCCCAGCAGCtgggaggggaggctggggaTGATGGGGACTCAAGGGATGGGCTCACACCCTCTTCCAATGGTTTCCCTGATGGTGAGGAGGACGAGACCCCACTGCAGAAGCCCACCAGCACCCGGGCCGCTATCCGCAGCCATGGCAGCTTTCCTGTGCCACTGACCCGCCGCCGTGGCTCCCCAAGGGTCTTCAACTTTGATTTCCGCCGGCCGGGGCCCGAGCCCCCAAGGCAACTTAACTACATCCAGGTGGAGCTAAAGGGCTGGGGTGGAGACCGCCCTAAGGGGTCCCAGAACCCCTCGAGCCCCCAAGCCCCCATGCCCACCACCCACCCTGCCCGAAGCTCAGACTCCTACGCCGTGATTGACCTCAAAAAGACAGTGGCCATGTCCAACCTGCAAAGAGCTCTGCCCCGAGACGATGGCACCGCCAGGAAAACCCGGCACAACAGCACCGACCTGCCTCTGTAG
- the TOMM6 gene encoding mitochondrial import receptor subunit TOM6 homolog: MASSGVPVSAAGSANETPEIPDNVGDWLRGVYRFATDRNDFRRNLILNLGLFAAGVWLARNLSDIDLMAPQPGV; this comes from the exons ATGGCTTCCAGCGGGGTCCCGGTGAGCGCTGCTGGCTCGGCTAATGAAACTCCCGAAATACCGGACAACGTGGGAGATTGGCTTCGGGGCGTCTACCGCTTTGCCACAGATAGGAATGACTTCCGGAG gAACTTGATACTAAATTTGGGACTCTTTGCTGCGGGAGTTTGGCTGGCCAGGAACTTGAGTGACATTGACCTCATGGCACCTCAGCCAGGGGTGTAG